Proteins encoded within one genomic window of Acinetobacter sp. WCHA55:
- a CDS encoding heme biosynthesis protein HemY, whose translation MKQILIAYGLVSLIAIAALSVLSYGHGAGYVYVFWHDWQLQTNLWVVFIALAVLSFSLHLVWLGLKRYLSREKRKAETVFDFKNLHPYEQLAVIWLLDAGRDQQAFIQNAFAQSGLLKSIIDARLYLMKEQFPEALSALSQSNAMAFELAELQRIELFLAQEDAEQALTHLEFLNQHELSPWLKDVQAAYEACLKELWGRFAIQFPWLYLRSTQYGHLDQDVKKAWLKRLLIKFDQANYENLEDLKQRYLDLSDQIFSRSYDVQLLWLKLLARIPDMSEQHQYLSIYLLNQQFNSEVFYLWFQQQLLKQQPDYVDLQQHIEAWEAKYMSVPVLSFAKWHIYTALGMQEQADALLSLYPDNVLMNYLRIKSTLNGDEDLIKQLNLIFENNANFVEMKI comes from the coding sequence ATGAAACAAATACTGATTGCTTATGGCTTGGTGAGTTTAATTGCAATTGCCGCGCTGAGTGTCTTGAGTTATGGGCATGGTGCAGGTTATGTCTATGTGTTTTGGCATGATTGGCAGTTACAAACCAATCTTTGGGTCGTATTTATTGCTCTAGCGGTGCTTAGTTTTAGCTTGCATTTGGTTTGGTTGGGGCTAAAACGTTATCTCAGTCGAGAAAAACGCAAAGCGGAAACTGTTTTTGATTTTAAAAATTTACATCCCTACGAGCAATTGGCTGTGATCTGGTTGTTAGATGCAGGTCGAGATCAGCAGGCCTTTATTCAAAATGCCTTCGCGCAGTCGGGCTTGCTCAAAAGTATTATCGATGCACGTTTATATCTGATGAAGGAGCAGTTCCCTGAAGCCCTAAGCGCCTTGAGCCAAAGCAATGCCATGGCTTTTGAGTTGGCCGAACTGCAGCGCATTGAGCTTTTCTTGGCACAAGAAGATGCAGAACAAGCGTTAACTCATCTAGAGTTTCTCAATCAACATGAACTTTCACCTTGGCTTAAAGACGTGCAAGCCGCTTATGAAGCTTGTTTAAAAGAGCTATGGGGACGTTTTGCGATTCAATTTCCATGGCTGTATTTACGTTCAACCCAATATGGTCATTTAGATCAAGATGTGAAAAAAGCATGGCTGAAGCGTTTATTGATAAAATTTGATCAAGCCAATTATGAAAATTTAGAGGATTTAAAACAACGTTATTTGGACTTGTCTGATCAGATTTTCAGTCGCAGTTATGATGTTCAATTGCTGTGGCTTAAGTTGTTAGCACGTATACCAGACATGAGTGAACAGCACCAATATTTGTCGATTTATTTGCTCAATCAGCAGTTTAATTCGGAAGTGTTTTATTTGTGGTTCCAGCAGCAACTATTGAAACAGCAACCCGATTATGTGGACTTACAGCAACACATAGAAGCATGGGAAGCGAAGTATATGAGTGTGCCAGTTTTGAGTTTTGCTAAGTGGCATATTTATACTGCTTTAGGCATGCAAGAGCAGGCAGATGCGTTATTAAGTTTATATCCCGATAATGTATTAATGAACTATTTAAGAATCAAATCGACCTTAAATGGCGATGAGGATTTAATTAAACAGTTAAATTTAATTTTTGAAAATAATGCAAATTTTGTAGAAATGAAAATATAG
- a CDS encoding acyl-CoA thioesterase — MQSVLDYPLVYTQHVAWGDMDAFGHVNNVMYYRYVESARLAYIEHTGILSADVLTVVASNQCKYLKPVFYPDQLKISARIEELRNSAFRMHYLLWSEQQQAFVAEAEAVIVCVDKTNMQKTLIPELVRKKLKEFELTVGHQI, encoded by the coding sequence ATGCAGAGCGTTTTAGATTACCCATTGGTTTATACTCAACACGTGGCTTGGGGAGATATGGATGCCTTTGGTCATGTTAATAATGTCATGTATTATCGTTATGTTGAAAGTGCGCGTTTGGCTTATATTGAACATACGGGTATTTTATCTGCGGATGTACTAACTGTTGTTGCATCAAATCAGTGCAAATATTTAAAACCAGTATTTTATCCAGACCAATTAAAAATTAGTGCGCGTATTGAGGAACTCAGAAACAGTGCATTTCGTATGCACTATTTATTATGGAGTGAACAGCAACAAGCATTCGTTGCGGAAGCAGAAGCAGTCATTGTTTGTGTCGATAAAACCAATATGCAGAAAACATTAATTCCTGAGCTGGTGCGTAAAAAACTCAAGGAATTTGAGTTAACGGTCGGTCACCAAATATAA
- a CDS encoding H-NS family nucleoid-associated regulatory protein, translating into MPDISNLSVEELKRLQIEAEALIASKKDQAIEDAYTQINAIAENVGLSIEQILEFGATKRKKGTRKSVEPRYRNKGNAAETWTGRGKQPRWLVAQLEKGAKLEDFLI; encoded by the coding sequence ATGCCAGATATTAGTAATTTATCCGTAGAAGAGTTAAAGCGTCTACAAATCGAAGCGGAAGCTTTAATTGCATCTAAAAAAGATCAAGCAATTGAAGATGCTTATACCCAAATTAACGCGATTGCGGAAAATGTAGGCTTAAGCATTGAACAAATTTTAGAGTTTGGCGCGACTAAGCGTAAAAAAGGCACACGTAAGTCGGTTGAACCACGTTACCGTAACAAAGGCAATGCTGCGGAGACATGGACTGGCCGTGGTAAGCAACCACGTTGGTTAGTGGCTCAGTTAGAAAAAGGTGCGAAGCTTGAAGATTTTCTAATCTAA